A window of the Vibrio ostreae genome harbors these coding sequences:
- the cobT gene encoding nicotinate-nucleotide--dimethylbenzimidazole phosphoribosyltransferase: MQRIDQKTKPLGALGQLETVAAQLALIQSQGRSEATTQIEIHQPTVLVFAGDHGIADEGVSIAPSAVTQQMVLNFLAGGAAVNCFCRANQVAMKVIDCGILMPVESDHQDFVMQRLGERTANLAQQPAMTADQVEQGLEYGRRITRQVIESGSNLVMFGEMGIANTSSAAALLAALSALPVEQCVGLGTGISAQQYQKKCQLVAQGVSRCERADPKAALAQVGGFEIVQMVGAFLEACEQRTPVLVDGFIVTVAAYIATLLQPECRDYMLFAHRSHESGHKAVLELLQAQPLLDLDLRLGEGTGAVLAVPLLRAAAEFYNSMASFAEAGVTV; this comes from the coding sequence ATGCAGCGAATTGATCAAAAAACTAAGCCGCTTGGCGCGCTTGGCCAATTAGAAACTGTTGCCGCGCAGCTTGCCTTGATTCAGAGTCAGGGACGCAGTGAAGCGACAACTCAGATTGAGATTCACCAACCGACAGTGTTGGTATTTGCCGGTGACCACGGTATTGCCGATGAAGGGGTCAGCATTGCACCGAGTGCTGTCACTCAACAAATGGTGCTGAACTTTCTGGCTGGCGGAGCGGCCGTTAACTGTTTCTGTCGTGCTAACCAGGTCGCCATGAAGGTGATTGATTGTGGCATTTTAATGCCAGTGGAATCGGACCATCAGGATTTTGTGATGCAGCGTCTGGGTGAGCGTACCGCTAACTTGGCGCAGCAGCCGGCAATGACGGCAGATCAAGTTGAGCAAGGGCTGGAGTATGGCCGTCGGATTACCCGACAGGTAATTGAATCCGGATCTAACCTGGTGATGTTTGGTGAAATGGGTATCGCGAATACCAGCAGCGCAGCGGCATTATTGGCGGCATTGAGTGCTTTACCGGTTGAACAGTGTGTTGGTTTAGGCACCGGTATTTCCGCACAGCAGTACCAGAAAAAGTGTCAGTTGGTTGCCCAGGGCGTCAGCCGTTGTGAGCGTGCGGATCCAAAAGCCGCCCTGGCACAAGTGGGTGGCTTTGAGATAGTGCAGATGGTGGGCGCTTTTCTGGAGGCTTGTGAACAACGCACACCGGTTCTGGTTGATGGCTTTATTGTCACTGTTGCCGCTTATATTGCGACTCTGCTCCAACCTGAATGCCGCGATTATATGCTGTTTGCCCATCGTTCCCATGAGTCAGGCCACAAAGCGGTGCTGGAACTTCTGCAAGCGCAACCTTTACTTGACCTGGACCTGCGTCTGGGCGAGGGCACCGGCGCTGTGCTGGCGGTTCCTCTGCTGCGCGCCGCAGCTGAGTTTTACAACTCAATGGCCAGCTTTGCTGAGGCAGGAGTAACCGTGTAA
- a CDS encoding flavin reductase family protein yields MYIDLSQWDPANIYHLMTQTVVPRPIAWVLTESQEDNFNLAPFSYFTPVSSNPPLLMISIGKKPNGDIKDTAVNVKKTRKLVIHIANGSLAKSVTRTAATLEHGESEVTANDIELEEFEGFSLPRVSNCPVAFGCSLYEIQEIGATPQTLLIAKVEKVYLASYIAEQHGEGLKVDARKLNPLSRLGGGEYATLDKVFSFQRPK; encoded by the coding sequence ATGTATATTGATTTAAGTCAGTGGGACCCGGCTAACATTTATCATTTAATGACACAGACCGTCGTCCCTCGTCCCATCGCATGGGTATTAACCGAATCTCAGGAAGATAATTTCAATCTGGCGCCTTTTTCTTATTTTACTCCGGTGTCGAGTAATCCGCCTCTGTTGATGATTTCGATTGGTAAAAAGCCCAATGGAGATATCAAGGACACTGCGGTCAACGTGAAAAAAACACGTAAGTTGGTGATCCATATTGCTAATGGCTCATTAGCTAAGAGCGTTACCCGCACTGCGGCAACGCTTGAGCATGGCGAGTCAGAAGTGACCGCTAACGATATTGAACTGGAAGAATTTGAAGGATTTTCGCTGCCAAGAGTCAGTAATTGTCCGGTGGCCTTTGGTTGCTCATTGTACGAGATTCAGGAAATCGGCGCGACGCCGCAAACTCTGCTGATCGCTAAGGTAGAAAAAGTCTATCTGGCCAGCTACATCGCAGAGCAACATGGCGAAGGGCTGAAGGTCGATGCACGTAAACTAAACCCGCTGTCCCGTTTGGGCGGTGGTGAATATGCCACATTGGATAAAGTATTCAGTTTTCAACGACCGAAATAA
- a CDS encoding NAD(P)H-binding protein, with product MVSSAKPTHCVMIAGASGLVGSHTLDQLLRHAAIDQVIALTRFPLKVQHDKLSEVISPVLDTKDGVKAAITIQLGIIALGTTLKQAGSKSALELVDYTLVCQVAQRMKEAGVTRLAVVSSYGASPNSMSHYLRCKGRAEQTISQMGFEQVIFVRPGPLLGKRKEIRASELWLQRFMTFGRYLMLGELKNFIPISAKDVAAVMIDGLLNDQHAPVTCLNSQAMCRVLTKTDKSL from the coding sequence ATGGTTTCATCAGCTAAACCTACTCATTGCGTTATGATTGCCGGAGCCAGCGGATTGGTCGGCTCACATACTCTGGACCAGTTACTGCGGCATGCGGCGATCGATCAGGTCATCGCCCTTACCCGCTTTCCTCTCAAGGTTCAGCATGACAAACTGAGCGAAGTGATTTCGCCAGTGCTTGACACCAAAGACGGGGTAAAAGCGGCCATAACAATACAACTTGGCATCATCGCTTTAGGCACCACCCTTAAACAAGCCGGTTCAAAGTCTGCGCTGGAGTTGGTGGACTATACCTTGGTGTGTCAGGTCGCCCAACGCATGAAAGAGGCAGGAGTCACCCGTTTAGCGGTGGTATCCAGTTATGGGGCCAGTCCCAACTCAATGTCGCATTATCTGCGGTGCAAAGGGAGAGCTGAACAGACCATCAGTCAAATGGGGTTTGAACAGGTTATCTTTGTACGCCCCGGCCCTTTACTCGGAAAGCGGAAAGAAATTCGGGCCAGTGAGCTATGGTTGCAGCGCTTCATGACGTTTGGCCGATACCTGATGTTAGGCGAGTTAAAAAATTTTATTCCGATCTCAGCGAAAGATGTCGCTGCCGTGATGATAGACGGATTATTGAATGACCAGCACGCACCTGTTACGTGCTTAAATTCACAAGCCATGTGCCGGGTGCTAACCAAGACCGATAAATCGTTATAA
- a CDS encoding L-cystine transporter, which produces MSFASIAAIAVFVGILFFLFGQQKKSHTLSRMVLMGLVLGSVFGLALQLIFGEGSPVISDTLSWVAIVGNGYVGLLKMVIMPLVLVSMISAVVKLDKNGSLGKISGLTIFVLLITTAISALIGIFVAQAFGLTAAGLTEGARETARIAVLESRASTVADLTIPQMLLSFIPTNPFADLTGARSTSIIAVVIFGVLVGIAARKVIIEKEQLETPIRTFVEAIQSIVMRLVKMIMALTPYGIAALMAKVVATSSAGDILNLLGFIVASYIAIALMFVVHGILVSFVGVNPKTYFKNIWPVLTFAFTSRSSAATIPLNVEAQITKLNVSPAIANLSASFGATIGQNGCAGIYPAMLAVMVAPTMGINPLDIQFILSLVAIITISSFGIAGVGGGATFAALIVLPAMGLPVTIAALLISIEPLIDMARTALNVSGAMTAGTITSRVLNQTADKQSQGEQALA; this is translated from the coding sequence ATGTCATTTGCCTCTATCGCAGCGATTGCGGTATTTGTCGGCATTCTGTTCTTCCTATTCGGACAACAGAAAAAGTCACACACCCTGTCTCGTATGGTTTTAATGGGCCTGGTACTGGGCAGCGTTTTTGGCCTTGCCCTGCAACTTATCTTCGGAGAAGGCAGCCCTGTCATCAGCGATACTCTGTCATGGGTTGCTATCGTTGGTAACGGCTACGTTGGCCTGCTTAAGATGGTAATCATGCCACTGGTGCTGGTTTCCATGATTTCAGCCGTGGTTAAACTGGATAAGAACGGTTCACTGGGAAAAATCTCCGGTCTGACTATTTTTGTTCTGCTGATCACAACAGCGATCTCAGCACTGATCGGTATCTTTGTGGCTCAGGCTTTTGGCCTGACCGCTGCCGGACTGACTGAAGGTGCGCGCGAAACCGCACGTATCGCTGTACTGGAAAGCCGCGCTTCTACTGTGGCTGATTTAACTATTCCGCAGATGCTGTTGAGCTTTATTCCGACCAACCCGTTTGCCGATCTCACTGGCGCCCGCTCAACTTCGATCATTGCCGTGGTAATTTTTGGGGTGCTGGTCGGCATTGCGGCCCGTAAAGTAATCATCGAAAAAGAACAGCTGGAAACGCCTATCCGTACTTTCGTTGAAGCAATTCAATCGATTGTGATGCGTCTGGTTAAAATGATCATGGCACTGACGCCTTACGGCATTGCCGCTCTGATGGCGAAAGTTGTCGCTACCTCAAGTGCAGGTGACATCCTCAACCTACTGGGCTTTATCGTTGCCTCTTACATTGCTATCGCCCTGATGTTTGTGGTGCACGGCATTCTGGTCTCGTTTGTCGGTGTCAATCCGAAAACCTACTTCAAGAACATCTGGCCAGTACTGACTTTCGCTTTTACATCACGCAGCTCAGCCGCCACCATTCCTCTTAACGTGGAAGCGCAGATCACCAAACTGAATGTGTCTCCGGCAATTGCCAACCTGTCTGCGTCATTTGGTGCCACGATTGGTCAGAACGGCTGTGCGGGTATCTATCCTGCCATGCTGGCTGTGATGGTGGCTCCGACAATGGGCATCAACCCGCTTGATATTCAGTTCATTCTGTCACTGGTTGCGATTATCACCATCAGTTCGTTTGGGATCGCCGGTGTCGGCGGCGGTGCCACCTTCGCAGCACTGATCGTACTGCCAGCAATGGGCTTGCCTGTCACTATCGCAGCCCTGCTGATTTCAATTGAACCGTTAATTGATATGGCCCGTACTGCACTTAACGTTTCGGGCGCGATGACAGCGGGTACCATTACCAGCCGCGTGCTGAACCAAACCGCTGATAAACAGAGCCAAGGTGAACAGGCGTTGGCCTAA
- a CDS encoding NAD(P)-dependent alcohol dehydrogenase: MKTLGYAAHSADSALVPYHFERRDLRSNDVAIEILYSGVCHSDLHTVNGDWGPQPYPLVPGHEIVGVVTSIGSDVTKYNVGDRVAVGCMVDSCMECDQCSHGEEQYCRNGMTPTYGAPDRQTGDITQGGYSKHIVVREEFVLSVPENMDMSKTAPILCAGITTFSPLRTWNVGEGSRVAVIGLGGLGHMAVKLAVAMGAEVTVISRTKKKEAEAVAIGAKKILASTDAEEMKASASSFDLIVDTAPVKHDLNIYTPLLDVDGTLVIVGQIGLMDEPLTIPLVMGRRRVAGSLIGGIKETQEVLDFCAKHDVYPECEMINIDQINTAFERLAQGDLAHRFVIDMASLSAE; the protein is encoded by the coding sequence ATGAAAACTTTAGGATATGCGGCTCACTCCGCTGATTCAGCGCTAGTACCTTACCACTTTGAGCGTCGTGATCTTCGCTCAAATGACGTTGCGATTGAAATCTTATACAGTGGTGTGTGTCACTCAGATCTGCACACTGTGAATGGCGACTGGGGTCCACAGCCTTACCCGCTGGTACCAGGTCACGAAATCGTAGGTGTGGTTACTTCTATTGGTTCTGACGTCACTAAGTATAACGTTGGTGATCGTGTTGCAGTGGGCTGTATGGTTGATAGCTGCATGGAATGTGACCAGTGTTCACATGGTGAAGAGCAGTACTGCCGTAACGGTATGACACCAACTTACGGTGCGCCGGATCGTCAAACTGGTGATATCACTCAAGGTGGTTACTCTAAGCACATCGTCGTACGTGAAGAGTTTGTTCTTTCAGTGCCAGAAAACATGGATATGTCAAAAACTGCACCTATTCTGTGTGCAGGTATCACCACGTTCTCTCCACTGCGTACCTGGAATGTCGGTGAAGGCTCTCGCGTTGCGGTAATCGGTCTGGGCGGTCTGGGTCACATGGCAGTTAAACTGGCTGTGGCAATGGGCGCTGAAGTTACGGTAATCAGCCGTACCAAGAAGAAAGAAGCAGAAGCAGTTGCTATCGGTGCGAAGAAAATCCTGGCATCGACAGACGCTGAAGAGATGAAAGCTTCTGCATCGTCATTTGACCTGATCGTTGATACTGCGCCAGTGAAGCATGACCTGAACATCTACACTCCGCTGCTGGATGTCGATGGTACTCTGGTTATTGTTGGCCAAATTGGTCTGATGGATGAGCCACTGACGATACCTCTGGTTATGGGCCGCCGCCGCGTTGCAGGTTCATTGATCGGTGGTATTAAAGAAACTCAGGAAGTTCTGGATTTCTGTGCTAAGCACGACGTGTACCCAGAGTGTGAAATGATCAATATCGATCAAATCAACACTGCATTTGAACGTCTGGCACAAGGTGACCTTGCTCACCGTTTCGTTATCGATATGGCGTCTCTGAGCGCTGAATAA
- a CDS encoding methyl-accepting chemotaxis protein, with translation MSRNLRIGVRTSVAFGFLGLIILALGLFSVSQLSKLNTITDVLTEHRMPAIATVNDMRRDILLMQLRIAQLSDADTQQQMDKIVQDINSISANYDKSEQKMQQYSSSSESQAIYRNVVQLNDDFLATLPRLYELSVIGNMEPATDYREEVVSIAATVLKNAIDEYSRFQRERAEQENNSATENYQSSKVWMIGGIVASLVVMVLLAFFYTRSLVTPLRRAVTIAQTIATGDLTQRFSDDHRDEAADMMRALTDMQNQLKEAMSLISDSSQQLATTSEELSAVTKQSSSTIEQQSDQVNLAATAVSELTSAIDEVARSANSASNNAEVVDSKTQQGKVKIVETISTVDTLKNEIQLSEQSVIALADSIRQISSVLDVIRNIADQTNLLALNAAIEAARAGENGRGFAVVADEVRALAHRTQTSTKDIEVMIAEVGAETDKAVQNMHNSNEMASSTLNVANAAGAAFEEISSLISSINDQNATIASAAEEQSTVAREVDQNLVHIRDLSMQTSAGADQTSASSTELAKLAEHLNQLVKRFKF, from the coding sequence ATGAGTAGAAATTTGAGGATCGGGGTTCGAACCTCAGTGGCATTTGGATTTTTGGGGCTGATCATTTTGGCTTTAGGGCTTTTCTCCGTTTCGCAGCTGTCCAAATTGAATACGATCACTGATGTCCTGACCGAGCACCGGATGCCGGCTATTGCGACCGTCAATGACATGCGTCGCGATATTTTGTTAATGCAACTGCGTATTGCTCAGCTATCGGATGCCGATACTCAACAGCAGATGGATAAAATTGTCCAGGATATCAATAGTATTTCCGCGAACTATGACAAGTCTGAGCAAAAAATGCAGCAGTATTCGAGCTCATCGGAATCTCAGGCGATTTACCGCAACGTTGTGCAGTTAAATGATGACTTCTTAGCCACGCTGCCTCGCCTGTATGAATTATCCGTGATAGGTAATATGGAGCCTGCAACCGACTATCGAGAGGAGGTTGTGTCAATTGCGGCCACTGTCCTCAAGAATGCGATTGATGAATACAGCCGTTTTCAACGAGAAAGAGCAGAACAGGAAAACAATTCGGCAACCGAAAATTACCAAAGCTCCAAGGTTTGGATGATAGGTGGTATTGTGGCATCGCTTGTGGTTATGGTGCTGCTCGCCTTTTTCTACACCCGCAGCCTGGTTACTCCGTTACGTCGTGCCGTGACTATCGCTCAAACCATTGCGACCGGTGATTTGACCCAACGTTTTTCTGATGATCATCGCGATGAAGCGGCAGACATGATGCGTGCCTTAACCGACATGCAAAACCAGCTTAAAGAAGCGATGTCACTGATTTCAGACTCGTCACAACAACTTGCTACTACCTCTGAAGAGCTCAGCGCAGTGACCAAGCAATCGTCGTCGACTATCGAACAGCAAAGTGACCAGGTTAACCTGGCGGCAACGGCGGTGAGCGAACTGACCAGTGCTATTGATGAAGTCGCTCGTTCGGCGAACTCGGCCAGTAACAATGCAGAGGTTGTGGACAGTAAAACTCAGCAGGGTAAAGTGAAGATCGTAGAGACCATCAGTACGGTCGATACGTTGAAAAATGAGATTCAGCTGTCAGAGCAAAGTGTTATTGCGCTGGCTGACAGTATCCGACAAATTAGCTCGGTGCTGGATGTTATCCGCAATATCGCTGACCAGACCAATCTGCTGGCACTGAATGCGGCCATTGAAGCGGCGCGGGCCGGGGAAAATGGCCGTGGATTTGCTGTCGTGGCGGATGAAGTGCGCGCTCTGGCGCATCGTACCCAAACTTCCACTAAGGATATCGAGGTGATGATTGCGGAAGTGGGCGCGGAAACCGACAAAGCAGTGCAGAATATGCATAACAGTAATGAGATGGCGAGTTCAACCCTGAATGTAGCCAATGCAGCTGGTGCGGCATTCGAAGAGATCTCCTCACTGATTTCCAGCATCAATGACCAGAATGCGACGATCGCCAGTGCCGCTGAAGAGCAGTCTACGGTGGCGAGAGAAGTGGACCAGAACCTGGTGCACATCCGCGACTTGTCGATGCAGACGTCTGCCGGGGCCGACCAAACTTCAGCCTCGAGTACTGAATTAGCCAAACTGGCCGAGCACCTGAATCAGTTGGTGAAACGCTTCAAATTCTGA
- the sbcB gene encoding exodeoxyribonuclease I, producing MKDTAPHQQQDHQPTFFFFDYETWGTSPAKDRPSQFAGVRTDKDFNIIGEPLVIYCQLPSDYLPGPEAALITGITPQKAMSQGLPEPEFIARIHQELSTPNTTSLGYNSIRFDDEVTRYTCYRNFFDPYAWSWQNGNSRWDLLDVMRACHALRPQGIEWPENEDGFTSFKLEHLSKANGIEHENAHDAMADVIATIELAKKVKAAQPKLFDYFYSMRTKRKLNELIDIVNMTPLMHVSGMLGRECQYTSWVVPVAWHPTNQNAAIVVDLAKDPQPLLDLDVDALHARMYTRHDELGPDELPVPVKLIHLNKCPILAPAKTLTAENADQIGIDRQQCLANLALIRQHPEIREKLIGLFNIEREFDNNHDVDTQLYNGFFSPTDKASMDIIRSTNPEFLGELGITFSDPRIEPLLFRYRARHYPWTLNESEQRRWNAHCREYFETHLPDYMLNLENLVHEHESDSKKIAILKSVYQYVEKLAS from the coding sequence GTGAAAGACACCGCACCCCACCAGCAGCAAGATCATCAACCGACATTCTTCTTTTTCGACTACGAAACCTGGGGCACCAGTCCGGCGAAAGACAGACCAAGCCAGTTTGCTGGCGTACGTACCGATAAAGATTTCAATATCATTGGTGAACCACTGGTGATTTACTGTCAGTTACCCAGTGATTACCTGCCTGGTCCGGAAGCGGCGCTGATCACGGGCATCACTCCACAGAAAGCAATGTCACAAGGCCTGCCTGAACCTGAATTTATTGCCCGTATCCATCAGGAACTGTCGACCCCCAACACGACCAGTCTGGGCTATAACAGCATTCGTTTTGATGACGAGGTAACCCGTTACACCTGCTACCGCAACTTCTTTGACCCTTATGCCTGGAGCTGGCAAAACGGTAATTCACGCTGGGATCTGCTGGATGTAATGCGAGCCTGTCATGCTCTTCGTCCTCAGGGTATAGAATGGCCGGAGAATGAAGACGGTTTCACCAGCTTTAAGCTTGAGCACTTATCCAAAGCCAACGGTATCGAGCATGAGAACGCCCACGATGCAATGGCAGACGTTATCGCGACTATCGAGCTGGCTAAGAAAGTGAAAGCCGCCCAACCCAAACTGTTTGATTATTTCTACTCGATGCGAACCAAGCGCAAGCTGAATGAACTGATCGACATCGTTAATATGACGCCGCTGATGCATGTTTCCGGCATGCTGGGACGTGAGTGCCAGTATACCAGTTGGGTCGTCCCCGTTGCCTGGCATCCGACTAACCAGAACGCCGCCATCGTTGTTGATCTGGCCAAAGATCCACAGCCACTGCTCGACTTAGATGTCGATGCTCTGCACGCCCGTATGTATACACGACACGATGAACTGGGCCCGGATGAACTGCCGGTACCGGTCAAATTGATTCATCTGAATAAATGTCCGATTCTGGCGCCAGCCAAAACCCTGACGGCAGAAAATGCCGATCAGATTGGGATTGATCGTCAGCAGTGTCTGGCTAATCTGGCACTGATTCGTCAACATCCGGAAATCAGGGAAAAACTGATTGGCCTGTTTAATATTGAGCGCGAATTCGATAACAATCACGATGTGGATACCCAGCTTTACAATGGTTTCTTCTCACCCACCGACAAAGCGTCGATGGATATCATCCGCTCAACGAACCCTGAGTTTCTGGGAGAGCTGGGCATCACATTCAGTGACCCGAGAATTGAACCTTTGCTGTTCCGTTACCGTGCCCGCCACTACCCATGGACACTAAACGAAAGCGAACAGCGTCGCTGGAACGCACATTGCCGGGAGTACTTTGAAACTCATCTGCCCGACTATATGCTGAACCTGGAAAACTTAGTTCACGAACATGAGAGTGACAGCAAAAAAATAGCCATATTAAAATCTGTCTATCAATATGTAGAAAAACTAGCCAGTTAG
- a CDS encoding CidA/LrgA family protein, giving the protein MAKTIAQYIVSFLLIFLCLLAGTNLQSWLEVSIPGSIIGMLILFGLLASGLVPVAWVKPGANIFIRYMVLLFVPVSVGLMVHLDMLAANIWIILASAIGGTTLVIVTLGFILDRLLKKGKKSCG; this is encoded by the coding sequence ATGGCAAAAACCATCGCACAATATATTGTTTCATTCTTACTGATTTTTCTCTGCCTGCTGGCAGGTACCAATCTGCAGAGCTGGCTGGAAGTCTCTATTCCGGGCAGCATTATCGGCATGCTGATTTTATTCGGCCTGCTGGCCAGCGGCCTGGTACCAGTCGCCTGGGTTAAGCCGGGAGCCAACATCTTTATTCGCTATATGGTTCTGTTGTTTGTACCGGTCAGCGTCGGCTTAATGGTTCACCTTGATATGCTGGCCGCCAATATCTGGATCATTCTTGCCAGCGCCATCGGCGGCACAACGCTGGTCATAGTCACACTGGGATTCATCCTCGATCGACTACTAAAAAAAGGTAAAAAATCATGTGGTTAA
- a CDS encoding CidB/LrgB family autolysis modulator has protein sequence MWLIVTILVFFFARWVAKKARSPFVNPLLVCIAILIPLLLTLKVPFDTYYADNRWISYLLQPAVVALAFPLYEQLPQIRANWRIITLACGIGSVMSMLSASLIAVYMHADITLIAALMAKSVTTPIAMEVASNLGGEPSVAAIMVLLVGLFGAIMAYPIYNLLNISHPIAKGLTMGTVSHALGTATCAEKDPRDAAFSSLALVVCGVITSILAPTVFSLALWLSNL, from the coding sequence ATGTGGTTAATCGTTACGATACTGGTTTTCTTCTTTGCCCGCTGGGTCGCAAAGAAAGCGCGTTCTCCTTTTGTGAATCCGCTTTTAGTCTGTATTGCCATACTTATCCCACTGCTACTGACGTTAAAAGTCCCCTTTGATACTTACTATGCTGATAACCGTTGGATCAGCTACCTGTTGCAACCTGCGGTGGTCGCACTGGCATTTCCGCTTTACGAGCAGCTGCCACAAATCCGTGCCAACTGGCGTATCATTACACTGGCCTGCGGGATAGGCAGCGTGATGTCGATGCTCAGCGCCAGCTTGATCGCAGTTTATATGCACGCTGACATCACTTTAATTGCCGCCTTAATGGCCAAATCGGTGACAACTCCCATTGCAATGGAAGTGGCCAGCAATCTCGGTGGTGAGCCGTCGGTTGCCGCTATCATGGTCCTGCTGGTTGGTTTGTTTGGTGCCATCATGGCCTATCCAATCTACAACCTGCTCAATATTTCCCATCCTATCGCCAAAGGGCTGACCATGGGCACGGTTTCGCACGCGCTCGGGACTGCGACCTGTGCGGAGAAAGATCCCCGTGATGCAGCATTCAGTTCTTTGGCACTAGTGGTCTGTGGTGTCATCACTTCGATTCTGGCGCCGACCGTTTTCAGCCTGGCGCTCTGGCTGTCCAACCTCTAA
- the cdd gene encoding cytidine deaminase produces MKSRIEQALAGMPQPVREYLAPIVLADDFDATLSSDQFDQLLTIAEMSDAELRVALLPLAAAYAYVPISEFYVGAIVRGLSGRLYFGGNMEFSGAQLNQTIHAEQAAISHAWMKGEEGLADVTVNYSPCGHCRQFMNELNTSQTLTIQLPEREEKSLQYYLPESFGPSDLGIKSALMAKVDHGKVSDEDDTLLQHALRALNSSHAPYTNNLSGVALQTQNGHVYLGSYAENAAFNPSLPPLQVALIQVRMAGEEFEQIQAAALVEMNSGRISHLAATQSTLEVIHPDIPMTYLSLD; encoded by the coding sequence ATGAAAAGCCGTATTGAACAGGCGCTGGCAGGCATGCCACAACCCGTCAGAGAATATCTGGCTCCGATTGTGCTGGCTGATGACTTTGACGCGACTTTGTCTTCCGATCAATTTGACCAGTTACTTACCATCGCGGAAATGAGCGATGCCGAACTGCGTGTCGCCTTACTGCCACTAGCAGCTGCATACGCCTACGTGCCAATTTCGGAATTTTATGTCGGTGCGATCGTGCGCGGTCTGTCCGGTCGCCTCTATTTCGGCGGTAACATGGAGTTTTCAGGCGCACAACTGAACCAGACCATTCATGCAGAACAAGCAGCCATCAGCCATGCCTGGATGAAAGGCGAAGAAGGATTGGCTGATGTCACCGTCAACTACAGTCCCTGCGGCCACTGCCGTCAGTTTATGAATGAGCTCAACACGTCGCAAACACTGACAATTCAGTTACCGGAACGCGAAGAAAAGTCACTGCAATACTATCTGCCTGAATCGTTCGGCCCTTCAGATCTTGGCATTAAGTCCGCTCTGATGGCCAAAGTTGACCATGGCAAAGTCAGCGACGAAGATGATACGTTACTGCAACACGCTCTCCGTGCACTGAATAGCAGCCACGCGCCTTACACCAACAACCTGAGTGGTGTAGCACTGCAAACTCAAAACGGGCATGTTTATCTGGGTTCATATGCAGAGAATGCGGCATTCAACCCCAGCCTGCCACCACTTCAGGTTGCTCTGATTCAGGTTCGCATGGCCGGCGAAGAGTTTGAGCAGATCCAGGCTGCAGCCCTGGTTGAAATGAACTCAGGTCGCATCAGCCATCTGGCCGCAACCCAGTCAACGCTGGAAGTCATCCATCCTGATATCCCAATGACCTATCTGTCACTGGACTGA
- a CDS encoding AEC family transporter has protein sequence MFAQVVSILFPVMALVAVGFAIGYWLKPDFRPINRINMDACLPALVFSSLSTMPLSDGQLPLIYASLIAVLVPGLLMVPICRLGGWNFKAWAPLHMFRNSGNLAIPLFTYTFGDAALSSAVLLFVVSACLHISLGLALLSKGGSLRQILTAPVFIAAATAMALNLTGSQVWSPLHEATALLGQAAVPVMLLSLGSQMTNLRLSGLKVGVIATLQSLVTGAIAFACIYYWVPLPQMQLQMMVLFTMLPPAVMNYLFAERFHIEPEHVASMVLFGNFFCVLTLPLLLVFAFSLAS, from the coding sequence ATGTTTGCGCAGGTTGTTAGTATTCTCTTTCCTGTTATGGCCCTGGTTGCGGTCGGGTTTGCCATCGGCTATTGGCTCAAACCCGACTTTCGCCCCATCAACCGCATTAACATGGATGCCTGTCTGCCGGCCCTGGTGTTCTCATCGCTCTCGACCATGCCGCTCAGTGACGGGCAGTTGCCCTTAATTTATGCTTCTCTTATTGCGGTACTGGTACCGGGTCTGCTGATGGTGCCGATTTGCCGTCTGGGTGGCTGGAATTTTAAAGCCTGGGCGCCGCTGCATATGTTTCGTAATAGCGGGAATCTGGCTATTCCACTCTTTACATATACCTTCGGTGATGCCGCACTCTCTTCGGCTGTGCTGCTGTTTGTGGTTTCCGCGTGCCTGCACATCAGTCTGGGGCTGGCTCTGCTCAGCAAAGGCGGTTCGCTGCGCCAGATCCTGACCGCACCGGTATTTATTGCCGCAGCCACCGCAATGGCTTTGAATCTTACTGGCAGCCAGGTTTGGTCACCGCTGCATGAAGCAACAGCACTGCTTGGCCAGGCTGCGGTGCCCGTGATGCTGCTGTCGCTGGGTTCGCAAATGACGAATCTGCGCTTGTCCGGATTAAAAGTCGGCGTCATTGCAACCCTGCAGTCACTGGTTACCGGCGCGATTGCGTTTGCCTGTATCTACTATTGGGTCCCCTTACCTCAAATGCAGTTGCAGATGATGGTGCTCTTCACCATGTTGCCTCCCGCGGTAATGAACTATCTCTTTGCTGAGCGTTTTCATATAGAACCGGAACACGTTGCCTCTATGGTGTTATTTGGTAATTTTTTCTGTGTGCTCACTCTGCCACTGTTATTAGTTTTCGCGTTTTCTTTGGCGAGTTAA